The DNA region AGTTAACAAACGCACCTTCAGCAATGACGCAGAAAGCTTCGGAAGCACCTCCCAGCTACGATCCAGAACATTCTGAATATATTCCTGTTTGCAGCCATTATCATAAATCGTTGCAGCGAAAGCCACTAACAAACCAAGGCAAAGTTCAGCCTCCTCTTCGGCCGTAGCTCCATGAATGTTGTAAAGTTCGATAGCCCGTTCGTAAACATCACGGTTCAAACGTGTAAATTGGTCCGCATAAATGGGACTTCCATCAAGCCCGTAGGTTAGAAGATCATGGGCTAAGGAAAATAATGATGAAGAATTAGAATTCATATTATTAAATGTTTTATTTCAAAAAGAGAAGATACTTCGAAAGACTTAAGAGGACACAATACTATGTATCAACTAACGATTATTATCAACGGTAATGTCAATCAACAGTTAACGGCTCAACAAGCGAAGGCGGGATAAAGGTAGTAGCTACAGCCATGACACCTTCAATATTGACTACCACACGGCGGTCATGGCGAATACGGACAAACTCACCGATTACACCTTTGAAAACACCATCAGTGATACGAACCTTCTGACCTTTTACCAAATTCAGTTCGGCTGCTTCCATATAAAGAATTGGCTCATCGTGACTACCCGCTACCAGAATAAAACTGCGCATCTGCGCATCAGGAATAACTACCGGACGGCAATGTTCACGATTCATAATGAAACGTATAGGCATCGTTCCCTCAAGCTCGTCCTTCAAAGCATCAATACGTTTGCGCGTAGAATGAACGAAGACAAGATTATGTATGGCGGGCACCAATCTACGGACACGCTTACCACCTTTCATCACCATTCCATAGCACATAGGAATAAAGCTCTCTATGTTCTCCTTATCAAGAATAGACTTAAGAGTCAGTTCACGACTATAAGAGACACGAACAGCAAACCAATGGAGATTTTGAGAGTTGAAAGTTGAAAGCTGAGAGTGAGTACTTTCAGTCATGATATTTTCGCAAAGCAACTTTGCGTAAGGATATTTTTTAGGGACACCGGAGTAGTGAAATACCTACCGGTCAAGTTATGTAATGCGATTATTTTAAATAACTTATGCTGCATTCATTTCATTTCAGAACTTCCTACCATCGCGGAAAAAGAAGCTGTGAAACATCTATGTGGAGCTTCTGGAGTCAAAAGCTATAAACGGGTGATTAAAGAAGATTAGTTGTCTTTTAATCGTTCGTTTAATGGACACCAATATTTGTAAAGAAAATGTCTCTTATAAAAACATTAAGTTGAATAGATATTAATGATATTTTTTCAGAATGTAAAATCTTACACATGAGATACTTACATTAAAAAAGAGGGTCTGAGAAAATATTTTTATCAAACATTTTGGTCATTCAAAAAATACCTTTTACCTTTGCGCCCATTAAACGAACGTTTTTTGAACACCTATCCATTCTTACTCCAATAAATTATATATCAGCCAATTAATCGTCGTAAATCAGTATATATAATCAATATTATTCTAAGATTCTTACTCACTCTTTCTTTTTTACACTAATCTTCGTAGC from Bacteroides sp. MSB163 includes:
- a CDS encoding UpxZ family transcription anti-terminator antagonist; amino-acid sequence: MNSNSSSLFSLAHDLLTYGLDGSPIYADQFTRLNRDVYERAIELYNIHGATAEEEAELCLGLLVAFAATIYDNGCKQEYIQNVLDRSWEVLPKLSASLLKVRLLTYCYGEFYDESLAKEAHEIINTWDKAGLSLEQAEIAEELKGFEENQYPFEEVEE
- a CDS encoding UpxY family transcription antiterminator, encoding MTESTHSQLSTFNSQNLHWFAVRVSYSRELTLKSILDKENIESFIPMCYGMVMKGGKRVRRLVPAIHNLVFVHSTRKRIDALKDELEGTMPIRFIMNREHCRPVVIPDAQMRSFILVAGSHDEPILYMEAAELNLVKGQKVRITDGVFKGVIGEFVRIRHDRRVVVNIEGVMAVATTFIPPSLVEPLTVD